The genomic stretch AGTTAAAACGCCTATGTGACCAAATTAAGCGCGATCGAAACCCTAGCGTAATTGTTTGGATTGGTACTTGTACCACCGAAATTATTAAGATGGATTTAGAAGGTATTGCACCCAAGTTAGAAGCAGAGTTAGGTATTCCGATCGTTGTGGCTCGTGCTAACGGTTTAGATTATGCTTTCACTCAAGGAGAAGATACTGTGTTGGCTTCTATGGCGAATCGTTGTCCGAAGGAATCGGAAGTAAAACAGGAAGCGGAAAAAACAGAACGTAATGCGATCCAAAAACTGCTCAATTTTGGCAAAAAAGCTGAAGACACGGTTAGTAATGAGGAATATCATAAACATCCACCTTTGGTGTTATTCGGTTCGTTACCTGATCCAGTTGTCACCAATTTAACTTTAGAATTGAAGAAACAAGGGGTAAAAATCGATGGTTGGCTTCCTGCAAAACGCTATACTGAGTTACCCGTTATCGATGAAGGTTATTACGTTGCTGGGGTAAATCCCTTTTTAAGTCGTACCGCTACAACTTTAATGCGTCGTCGTAAGTGTAAATTAATTGGCGCACCATTCCCGATTGGGCCAGATGGTACTCGTGCATGGATTGAAAAAATTTGTTCTGTAGTGGGTGTTGAACCTCAAGGATTAGCTGAAAGAGAAGCTCAAATTTGGGAAAATATACAGGATTATGTCGATATAATCAAAGGTAAATCAGTTTTCTTCATGGGCGATAATTTGCTCGAAATATCTCTTGCTCGTTTTCTTATTCGGTGTGGTATGACGGTTAATGAAATTGGCATTCCTTATATGGATAAACGGTATCAAAAAGGTGAATTAGATTTTCTGGTACAAACTTGTCAGGAAATGGGCGTAAGTGTACCTACGATCGTGGAAAAACCTGATAATTATAACCAATTGCAAAGAATTAAAGAGATTAAACCAGATTTAGTGATAACTGGTATGGCTCACGCTAATCCCTTGGAAGCGAGAGGAATTAACACAAAATGGTCTGTAGAGTTCACTTTTGCCCAAATTCATGGCTTTACTAATGCTCGTGATATTTTAGAATTGGTAACTCGTCCTTTACGCCGTAATAATAACCTTAAAGATTTAGGTTGGAGTAAATTAGTTAAAGAAGAAGCCAAAATCTAATTTTTAATGATCAGAAACGATCGAAAATAAAAGCCTCTCAATTTATTTTAACTAGGGGGCTTTTTTCCGTGTATATAATTTTATAATTTGGTTAAATCTATCATTAAAATAAGAACTATAATAATAAAAATGGCTCACGAAAATAAAATAAAAATTGCGATCATCGGTACTGGTTTTGGCAAACAAATTCATTTACCAGCTTTTCAAATTCATCCTCGCACAGAGGTTACAGCAATCTATCATCATGATTTAAACAAAGCAAAATCGATCGCTCAAGAGTATAATATTCCCTTTGCTAGTGATAATTTAGAAGATATTTGTTCTTCACCTAATGTAGATGTGGTTAGCATCTCAACACCGCCTTTTTTACATTATGATATGGCAAAAATAGCTCTTGAAAATGATAAACATATTCTGTTGGAAAAACCAATTAATCTTAATAGTAATGAGACTAAAAAATTATGGGAATTAGCTCAGAAAAAAGGTAAAATTGCAGTAACAGATTTTGAATTTCGTTTTATTCCTGCTTGGCAATTACTAAAGGAATATTTAGATCAAGATTTTGTTGGTAAAACTCGTTTAATTAAAATAGATTGGTTAGTAGCTTCTCGTGCTAATCCCGATCGACCATGGAATTGGTATTCTGTTAAAGAAAAAGGAGGAGGTGTATTAGGTGCGATCGGATCTCATGTTTTTGACTATATCAATTGGTTATTTGGCGAAGTAAATACCATTTCGGCTCATTTAAGTTGTGCGATCGAGCAACGGCCTGATCCCTTCTCTGACAACGAATTAAAGCCCGTTACTGCCGATGATACTTGTTTAATTACTCTTGAATTAAAAAACTATACACCAGTACAAATTAACCTAAGTTCTGTCACCTATCAAGGAAGAGGACACTGGTTAGAAATCTATGGAGAAAAAGGTACGTTAGTATTAGGGAGTAGTAACTTAAAAGACTATGTCCATGGTTTCAAACTTTATACTTCTAAGGAAGATAAACCCTTAACAGAGGTGGAAATCCCCAAAAGATTAGCGTTTCCTCAAGTTTACACTGATGGCAGACTAGCACCTTTTATTCGAGTTGTCGATCGATTAGTCACCAGTATAAATACGAATACGAATCTTGAACCATCTTTAAAAGAAGGATTTTATTCGCAATTATTAATGGATTTAACCCATCAATCTGATCAACAAAAACAAAGATTACAAGTAATTTATAGAAGTATTTAAAATAAATGAAAATTAGCTTTTTTTCAGTCTTGAATATAATCTTCTCCTGTTTTTAAAGCGTATTCCGCCCGCATAAACTCTCTACCTAAATAAGCCCCATGATCTAGCATACTCACAGGAGTAGGTTGAGTTTTTTCTAACAAATTAACACAAATTTCCTTCGCTGTTCTACCTGTAAAGGTTTTTGTCGGCATTCTTGGTTTACTACCTTTACAAGCTATAACTTCTCCTGTATCTGGATCAACAGCCAATCCTTGATCATTTATAGCGTTAGTATAATGATCTGCACAAATTAATCCGTCTTCTCGATTTATATATATAATAAAGTAACCGTCAGGATCTAACTGTATATCCCTTTTTGATAGTTCATTGTCTAATTCTGTTAATGATAAAGTTGCTGTCATAGTGAATTTTTTTCGTTTATTTCCTTTCTTAATTGTCCATTTTTCCTTGCCAATTGGCAACAAGTTTTTTACTTAACATTTCTATTTGTTTTATTTTAGGATTCAACTCGATCGATCTTCGCCATTGATAAGGTATATTCCTATAACCATGATATAAACCTAATAAATATCCTGTTAAAATTGCGGTTTCTTGAAATTGTTGATCAAAATAAATACTTCTTTGTAAAGAATTTTTGAGATTATAAGTATTACTGAAAAAAGAATATAAACTTTGATAAATAGCTATGGAATCTTCTTCAAAGTTTTGCTTAAATATTTCATTAATTTTTGTTAATGAGCATTTATTGACAATCAATTTATCTATTAATTTAAAGTGATTAAATATTTTTGAGTTTTCTTGATCTAAATAAGGAATTATTTGAGAAGTTAGGCTATTAAATTCTAAGGATTTACTGAGTATAATATTAACTAATGTTGTTAAAATTTTTACATTATATTTATTATGTTTTTCTTCATTAATTATTATGTCTAATATTTCTATATTTTGATAACTATAAATTATTAAGGGAAAAATCTCGATCGTACTTTTACTTGCCGTGAATAATCGATCTATTTTATGATTATTAATTAAACTGTTTAGTATTTCAAAAGATCTCATCAAAAAAGAATAGTTATCATCTAAAATACCGATATTAACATCTCGATCATTGCCTAAATTTTGTCCGATTAAAGCGGTGGCAAAACTACCTAAAACTTTATCAGTAGATAAATATATTAATGTCATTTTATTCAGGATAATACCATCTAATTTTATACAAATTATAATTGATAAAATATTTATTAAATTGATGAGATTTACGAATTATACTAAATGATTTGCTATCATTTCTAATACTTAAAATAAACAATAAAAAATGAAAGATTGCTAGAGTTTATATTTATTAATTAGTTATATAGCAATTCTTATATTTATGAGGTACTCCAGAGCAGAGTCAAACCCATTGCTATTAAGAAATAGGTGTACCTTACTATTTAGATAAACGCTATATTAAGTATTTTTCCTCAATGGTTAAGTCTGAATTTTTTAGGAGTTTGTATAATTTTTTTTTGCAATGATTTCTTTATATCTTCTAACTTTTTCTGATTATCGATCGGATTTCGTGGTTTCGGCAACTCATTATTAGGCCAACCTTCAACATCACTGCAAACACAGTTAGAATCTTGAACACCTATCTCAATCATCGGTATAGGCATATCACAACGGTAGCAATTGGTTATATCCCATTTCGGGGATAATAATTCTTGAATGCTTTGTACCGTGCCTTCTAAATAACAATCTCCTGTTTTCTTTTCTGCAATTAATGCCCAACATTCTTCAAATTCTACACTATAGCGATCGCCACTAATAATTTTAGAGGGTAATAAAGAGATATTTCGACTAGGAATAATAATTTTTTTTCCCAGTTGAAACCAATATGCTAAGTATTTTTTAACTTCTGTTTCTGATGCCATAATAAACAAGAATTGAGTTTTTACCCATGCTAACTTTTTATGGGTAATATTGCCTAAATCTTCAACTAATTTCCATATTTCAATATTGATTTGATCTTTATTTTGACTCTAAAGTAAAAGAAATTTTCAGACTAGAAATATAATTTCTCCTACTTTTATTTAAGATTACACTTATTTAATAAATTAGATTTTAATAAATAAAATAGGTAATAGTTATCATAATTGACGATTTATTACCTTAAATTAATTTTATTCCTAATTTTTAAAACTATTTACTAGAAATTTTAAATTTATATTAATTATTTAATTTCAATACGGTTACGAAAATCATCGATCGTGCGTTGTAAACCTTCCTTGAGAGGAATAGTTGGTTGCCAACTTAAATAGTGCTTTGCTTTAGTAATATCAGGTTGACGTTGTTTGGGATCATCTTCTGGTAAAGGTTTGTAAACTAATTCAGCATCAGGATTAACCATTTCTTGAATAGTTTGCGCTAACTCTAAAATAGTATATTCCCCCGGATTACCTAAATTTACGGGCCCAATATAATCATTATTCATCAGACTCATTAAACCTTCGACTAAATCCGAAACATAGCAAAAACTGCGAGTTTGTAAACCATCTCCATAAATGGTTAAGGGAATCTTTCTAATCGCTTGGGCGATAAAATTACTAACTACTCTACCGTCTTTTTCTAACATTCTCGGGCCATAAGTGTTGAAAATTCGTGCAACTCGTACTTCTAATTTATGTTCTCTATAATAGTCAAAGGATAAAGTTTCAGCAACTCGTTTACCTTCGTCATAACAACTACGAATACCAATACAATTTACATTACCTCGATATTCTTCCGGTTGAGGATGTACATCTGGATCTCCATACACTTCAGAGGTGGAAGCTAATAAAAACCTAGCTTTAACTCGTTTTGCTAACCCCAACATATTTAACGTACCCATCACATTTACTTTAATCGTTTTGACGGGGTTAAATTGGTAATGAATAGGGGAAGCAGGACAGGCTAAATGATAAATTTGATCTACTTCTAAGCGGATCGGTTCGGTAATATCGTGACGAATTAACTCGAAACGAGGATGATTAAACCATTGTTGAATATTATTTTTTGTCCCCGTATAAAAATTATCTAAACATAATACTTCATGTCCTTGTTCCATAAGTCGATCGACTAAATGAGATCCGACAAATCCAGCACCACCAGTAACTAAAATTCTCATATAATTCCCATGTGAAGAATTTACAATTAATCTATAAATACCTGAGCAAAATTATTGATATAGTAACAACGGGTTTAAGAAGAGACTAAAGTCTTT from Geminocystis sp. NIES-3709 encodes the following:
- a CDS encoding UDP-glucuronic acid decarboxylase family protein, with the protein product MRILVTGGAGFVGSHLVDRLMEQGHEVLCLDNFYTGTKNNIQQWFNHPRFELIRHDITEPIRLEVDQIYHLACPASPIHYQFNPVKTIKVNVMGTLNMLGLAKRVKARFLLASTSEVYGDPDVHPQPEEYRGNVNCIGIRSCYDEGKRVAETLSFDYYREHKLEVRVARIFNTYGPRMLEKDGRVVSNFIAQAIRKIPLTIYGDGLQTRSFCYVSDLVEGLMSLMNNDYIGPVNLGNPGEYTILELAQTIQEMVNPDAELVYKPLPEDDPKQRQPDITKAKHYLSWQPTIPLKEGLQRTIDDFRNRIEIK
- a CDS encoding Gfo/Idh/MocA family protein codes for the protein MAHENKIKIAIIGTGFGKQIHLPAFQIHPRTEVTAIYHHDLNKAKSIAQEYNIPFASDNLEDICSSPNVDVVSISTPPFLHYDMAKIALENDKHILLEKPINLNSNETKKLWELAQKKGKIAVTDFEFRFIPAWQLLKEYLDQDFVGKTRLIKIDWLVASRANPDRPWNWYSVKEKGGGVLGAIGSHVFDYINWLFGEVNTISAHLSCAIEQRPDPFSDNELKPVTADDTCLITLELKNYTPVQINLSSVTYQGRGHWLEIYGEKGTLVLGSSNLKDYVHGFKLYTSKEDKPLTEVEIPKRLAFPQVYTDGRLAPFIRVVDRLVTSINTNTNLEPSLKEGFYSQLLMDLTHQSDQQKQRLQVIYRSI
- a CDS encoding DUF4346 domain-containing protein, whose protein sequence is MTATLSLTELDNELSKRDIQLDPDGYFIIYINREDGLICADHYTNAINDQGLAVDPDTGEVIACKGSKPRMPTKTFTGRTAKEICVNLLEKTQPTPVSMLDHGAYLGREFMRAEYALKTGEDYIQD
- a CDS encoding ferredoxin:protochlorophyllide reductase (ATP-dependent) subunit N encodes the protein MTLAQEKPITSELNFECETGNYHTFCPISCVAWLYQKIEDSFFLVIGTKTCGYFLQNAMGVMIFAEPRYAMAELEEADISAQLNDYNELKRLCDQIKRDRNPSVIVWIGTCTTEIIKMDLEGIAPKLEAELGIPIVVARANGLDYAFTQGEDTVLASMANRCPKESEVKQEAEKTERNAIQKLLNFGKKAEDTVSNEEYHKHPPLVLFGSLPDPVVTNLTLELKKQGVKIDGWLPAKRYTELPVIDEGYYVAGVNPFLSRTATTLMRRRKCKLIGAPFPIGPDGTRAWIEKICSVVGVEPQGLAEREAQIWENIQDYVDIIKGKSVFFMGDNLLEISLARFLIRCGMTVNEIGIPYMDKRYQKGELDFLVQTCQEMGVSVPTIVEKPDNYNQLQRIKEIKPDLVITGMAHANPLEARGINTKWSVEFTFAQIHGFTNARDILELVTRPLRRNNNLKDLGWSKLVKEEAKI